The Acutalibacter muris genomic sequence TGGGCCGCACGGTGCTCACCTCCCTTACCACCTTCCTGGCGCTGGTGGTGGTGCTGGCGGTGGCCGGCGTGTTCTCCATAAGCACTGTGGTGTCCTTCTCCCTGCCCATGATGGTGGGCGTTGTGGCGGGCTGCTTCTCGTCACAGTTTATCGCGCCCAACCTCTTTGCGGCGTGGCAGGTACGCAAGGCTGATAAGAAATAATCCAGAATTTGACATTACAGAAATTGCCGCAGGAGCGAAGGCTCCGGCGGCAATTTTTCCGTATAAACCCGCGTGACCGGGCGAAAAATAGGACAGAAAGGAGGAGGATGAGCATGAACATTATCGATAGGATCGCACTTGCGCTGACCGTCATCGGCGGAGTGAACTGGGGCCTTGTGGGCGTGTTCCGTTTCGACCTGGTGGCATGGATATGCGGCGGGCAGACCGCCGTAATTTCCAGGATCATCTATACCCTGGTGGGCATCTCGGCTCTATGGTGCCTGGCGCTGTTATTTAGGGACTGGGACAGCGAAAAGGATATGAGCGTGGCGCACAGTGCACGGTAAAAAGAAAGGCCAGCGTTAAAGCTGGCCTTTGCCTTACATAATTATATGTGCTCCTCAAGCCAGCCGAGTACGTCCTGATAGACCTCCTCTTTGCCTATCTCGTTGAGCACCTCGTGGCGCATACCGGGATAGAGCTTCAGGCGGACGCTCTGCACCCCGGCCTCCCGCAGCCAGCCGGCCACCTGCTTTGGCCCCTCGCCATAATTCCCTACCGGGTCCTGGTCCCCAGCAAGGAGAAATATCGGCAGGCTTTTCGGCACTCTCCGGGCCCACTCCAAAGAGCTTATCTCCATCAGCCCGGTGAAAAGATCGTAGTATCCGGCGGCGGTAAAGGGGAAGTTACAGAGAGGGTCGGCCTCAAAAGCCCTGCATACCGCGTCGTCGGTGGACAGCCAGGCGGAGTCGTTTACGGGGATTTCGATGCGCTTATTATAGCCGGTGGAAGCCAGCTTGCTGATGCGCTCGCCTCTGGAGCGTGGGCCCATCAGTTTCATCTGAGCCGCCGCCACGGCCTTACCAAGAGCTACCCCCGGGTTCTTGCCCATGGTGCCGCAGATAATGCAGCCGGAAAGGCGATCTCCATAACGGGCGATAAAGGACCGGCTTAAAAAGGAGCCCATGCTGTGGCCCATAAGGAGGACAGGCAGGCCAGGGTGCCGCTCCACGGCCTGATCCATCAGGGAGTTCAGGTCCTTGACCACGCACTCCCAGCCGTTTTTATCGGCAAAATGCCCCTTTATCTGGGCGGAACGGCCATGGCCGGCATGGTCGTTCATATAGACCGCAAAGCCGTTTTCAGCCAAAAATCGGGCGAAATGGTCATACCGGCCGCTGTGCTCGGCCATTCCGTGGGCGATGACTATGACTGCCCTGGGCTCGGAGTCCTCCTCCACCCAGCTCCGGGAGAAGATCTGCCCCCAGCCGCTGGAGGCGGGGCGGAACCCTTCTTTTACTTCCATTATAGACCCTCCTTAAAATCAATTTAGAATAAATCCAGAACGTGGCAGGGCTTGCGGTAGAACACCTGCTCCAGTGGAGCGGACGGGTTGGAGACGGCTATGCCGGGGCTCAGCTCTATGCTGGAGGTGTCCCTTGCGCCGCCCAACAGGACCGACAGATCGCCAACGTCCATGGTTATGTCCGGGTCGGAGCCGGTGCGCTCCACCTGGTTTTCTGCGCCCTGGGCGAAGGTCAGGGAAAAGGTATCGTTATTCTCGGGAAGGATACCGTCGGTGACCTTTATCACGAGGCTTCCCTGGCCCTTACAGCGGCAGAGCTTTAAGAGCGCCTCCGCGTTCACCGCCCGAGCCATGCCGTTTAGCGCCGGGGAATACTTCGTGGAGGTGAGCTCCGGCAGCAGGGCGGTAAGGTCCAGATGGGCGGGGACCGAGAACTCTATGGAGTCAAAGTTGGCAAGGAAGGAGGCATACACAAAGTTCAAGAGGCCGGTAAGAGCCGTAGCGTCGGCAAAGAGCAGGGCATTGGGCAGGCTGAAGTCGGGGTAGCAAACAAGGCTGTTCCCCACCCGGCTGCAGACCATAAAGGCCCTGGGCTCACCGGAATTGCAGCGCCAGAGGAATATCCAGCGCTTTGAAGTTAGG encodes the following:
- a CDS encoding DUF378 domain-containing protein; amino-acid sequence: MIDRIALALTVIGGVNWGLVGVFRFDLVAWICGGQTAVISRIIYTLVGISALWCLALLFRDWDSEKDMSVAHSAR
- a CDS encoding alpha/beta hydrolase; this encodes MEVKEGFRPASSGWGQIFSRSWVEEDSEPRAVIVIAHGMAEHSGRYDHFARFLAENGFAVYMNDHAGHGRSAQIKGHFADKNGWECVVKDLNSLMDQAVERHPGLPVLLMGHSMGSFLSRSFIARYGDRLSGCIICGTMGKNPGVALGKAVAAAQMKLMGPRSRGERISKLASTGYNKRIEIPVNDSAWLSTDDAVCRAFEADPLCNFPFTAAGYYDLFTGLMEISSLEWARRVPKSLPIFLLAGDQDPVGNYGEGPKQVAGWLREAGVQSVRLKLYPGMRHEVLNEIGKEEVYQDVLGWLEEHI
- a CDS encoding GNAT family N-acetyltransferase, producing MFARKLEPSEYWQARRVMAVAFEGVFEQEKELEKAKTDKYDPKEDLYGAFLTEDGPLAGSIVINNKTSRFDGHTVKMGGVGGVATLPAQRRGGAIRACMELALRDMYDKGYALSHLYPFSTAYYRQFGFAPAGQSLRWRVELADLKRLPNAGGTVEQLFPGDDLSPLLDIYNRRYGDTNFSCLRDSFDKDLEGDKLLTSKRWIFLWRCNSGEPRAFMVCSRVGNSLVCYPDFSLPNALLFADATALTGLLNFVYASFLANFDSIEFSVPAHLDLTALLPELTSTKYSPALNGMARAVNAEALLKLCRCKGQGSLVIKVTDGILPENNDTFSLTFAQGAENQVERTGSDPDITMDVGDLSVLLGGARDTSSIELSPGIAVSNPSAPLEQVFYRKPCHVLDLF